The Strix uralensis isolate ZFMK-TIS-50842 chromosome 23, bStrUra1, whole genome shotgun sequence genome has a segment encoding these proteins:
- the FBLIM1 gene encoding filamin-binding LIM protein 1: protein MRPGNSSHRSGPSVASTMLPGKAEKRIASSVFITLVPPRREVVTKEKTQRELQPDRAEVPGTHRPRTPPSQPPALPNGETRSVAPVPSSSPVLILSEAPQPLSAEALGPALQQLDLAAPATLQAPSTFPAELRPPKFCQEQAGKPQWQDANGYPERDSSRDICAFCHKAVGPREPTVEAMRKQYHADCFTCRTCHRLLAGQRYYQKDGRPTCDACYQVTLEKCAKCRGLITERVVRALGKGYHPGCFSCTACGRAIGAESFAVGERDEVYCVADFYRKYAAVCSACEHPIIPHEDKDTYKIECLGRSFHESCYRCESCGTPLSPEPTENGCYPLDDRLLCKSCHVRWRNESSC from the exons ATGAGACCAGGCAACTCATCACACAG GTCTGGCCCTTCTGTGGCTTCCACGATGCTGCCGGGGAAAGCAGAGAAGAGGATCGCTTCGTCAGTCTTCATCACCCTGGTGCCACCGCGGAGGGAGGTGGTCACCAAGGAGAAAACCCAAAGGGAGCTGCAGCCGGACAGAGCCGAGGTCCCGGGCACCCATCGCCCCCGGACCCCACCGTCGCAGCCCCCTGCGTTGCCCAACGGAG AAACCCGATCAGTGGCCCCTGTGCCTTCATCTTCACCGGTCCTCATCCTCTCTGAAGCACCTCAGCCCTTATCTGCAGAGGCACTGGGTCCGGCGCTGCAGCAACTGGACCTTGCAGCACCCGCCACCCTCCAG GCCCCTTCCACCTTCCCTGCCGAATTGAGGCCGCCCAAATTTTGCCAGGAGCAAGCAGGCAAGCCGCAGTGGCAGGATGCGAATGGGTACCCGGAGAGGGACAGCTCCAGGG aCATCTGCGCCTTCTGTCACAAAGCCGTGGGACCCCGGGAGCCAACGGTGGAGGCGATGCGGAAGCAGTACCACGCCGACTGCTTCACCTGCCGGACCTGCCACCGGCTCCTGGCCGGCCAGCGCTACTACCAAAAAGATGGGCGCCCCACGTGCGACGCCTGCTACCAG gtCACGCTGGAGAAATGTGCCAAGTGCCGGGGGCTGATCACAGAGCGCGTCGTCCGTGCCCTGGGCAAGGGCTACCACCCCGGCTGCTTCTCCTGCACCGCCTGCGGCCGGGCCATCGGCGCCGAGAGCTTCGCCGTGGGCGAGCGGGACGAGGTGTACTGTGTGGCTGACTTTTACAG GAAATACGCCGCGGTTTGCAGTGCCTGCGAGCACCCCATCATCCCCCATGAGGACAAGGACACCTACAAGATCGAGTGCCTGGGACGCAGTTTCCATGAGAGCTGCTACCGCTGCGAG AGCTGTGGGACACCCCTGTCACCGGAGCCAACGGAGAACGGGTGCTACCCGCTGGACGACCGCCTCCTCTGCAAGTCCTGCCACGTCCGCTGGCGAAACGAGTCATCCTGCTAA